From Hydractinia symbiolongicarpus strain clone_291-10 chromosome 12, HSymV2.1, whole genome shotgun sequence, one genomic window encodes:
- the LOC130621617 gene encoding gamma-aminobutyric acid receptor subunit beta-2-like, whose protein sequence is MEILCSIVLLITLKAVHSEIKTDYEVRNMLKDMLQDYDPKLRPHYLGPPVNISVDATILSFTNLDAINMMYTVDMFFRQRWMDHRLQHKLPVPLTIIVGTKHPSDIIWTPDTVFINSVTSAMHHVTVNNHKLDIYPNGSVFWGTRVTVSPSCFLDLKAYPMDKQKCMFEILSYAYGSKHLRYEWSKEPGVIIMDTRMAQFNLVEFTTDVKEYTYVAGNYTVLLGFFEFERLMGFAILQIYIPSIAVVCVSWISLWIRRNATPARVALCITTLLTISTIWSAVNATLPRVNYVKAIDIFLMTSFVCVIFTLLEYTVVLNSGKILNIFRKRRKKSIPEEKMGFINSMTKQNGRTMVENGNIWTSLDTHRMETIRNRYPDTNKKEKEVKCDFTITAAKKKEEEENEKFADRIEMFARVFFPLVYTTFNVFYWLTYLRRDVEE, encoded by the exons ATGGAAATTTTATGTTCAATCGTGTTGTTGATAACACTGAAAGCTGTGCATTCAGAAAT AAAAACAGATTACGAAGTTAGAAACATGTTAAAGGATATGCTCCAAGACTATGATCCCAAATTGAGACCACATTACTTAG GACCTCCAGTGAATATAAGTGTGGATGCCACCATCTTATCTTTCACAAACTTGGATGCTATCAACATG ATGTACACTGTCGACATGTTCTTTCGACAACGGTGGATGGATCACAGACTGCAACACAAATTACCAGTACCACTTACTATTATTGTTGGTACAAAACATCCGTCTGATATAATTTGGACACCGGATACTGTTTTCATTAATTCTGTAACAAGTGCCATGCACCATGTGACTGTGAATAATCATAAACTGGATATTTACCCCAATGGCTCAGTGTTTTGGGGCACAAG GGTAACCGTTTCGCCTTCTTGTTTTCTGGATCTGAAAGCCTATCCAATGGATAAACAAAAGTGTATGTTTGAGATCCTTAGTT ATGCATATGGATCAAAGCACTTACGATATGAATGGTCGAAAGAACCAGGTGTTATTATCATGGATACGAGAATGGCTCAATTTAACCTTGTTGAATTTACAACTGATGTTAAAGAATATACATATGTAGCTG gCAATTACACCGTCCTACTTGGTTTTTTTGAATTTgaacgtttgatgggttttgcAATTCTTCAAATCTACATTCCATCTATTGCTGTTGTGTGCGTATCTTGGATTTCCTTGTGGATCAGAAGAAATGCTACACCAGCTAGAGTTG CGCTTTGTATCACAACACTTTTGACAATCTCAACCATATGGTCGGCTGTTAATGCAACTCTACCACGAGTCAACTACGTCAAAGCAAtcgacatatttttgatgacgtcattcgtttgtgttatttttacacttttggaATATACTGTCGTGCTGAACTCTGGTAAAATTCTGAATATATTtcggaaaagaagaaaaaagtcaaTCCCT GAAGAAAAAATGGGATTTATTAATTCTATGACGAAGCAAAATGGCCGAACAATGGTGGAGAACGGCAACATATGGACTTCCTTGGATACTCATAGAATGGAGACAATAAGAAATAGATATCCTGAcactaacaaaaaagaaaaagaagtaaaatgCGATTTTACGATAACTGCTGCGAAAAAGAAAGAGGAAGAAGAAAACGAGAAATTTGCTGACCGAATTGAAATGTTCGCGCGTGTTTTCTTTCCATTGGTTTACACAACATTTAACGTATTTTATTGGTTAACGTACTTGAGAAGAGACGTAGAAGAATGA